The DNA sequence gggattatatcaaactaacaagtttctgtacagcaaaagaaaccaccaacaaaatgaaaacataactgatggaataggagaaaatatttgtaaatcatgtatctgataagcagttaatatctaaaattatacaaagaactcttaacaactcaatagcaaaaagccccaaacaatccaatttaaaaataggcagaagatctgaatagaaatttttccaaagatgacatatagatggccacagacacatgaaaagatgctcaacatcactaatcattggggaaatgcaaataaaaaccacaaagagatattaCTTTACACCTGCTGGAGTGGCTAGtatcaagaaaataagaaataacaagtattggcaggaatgtggagaaaagggaacccctgtgcactgttggtggcaatgtaaattggtgcagccacagtggaaaacaatatggaggcttctcaaaaaattaaacatagaaatactgtatgatccagcaattctacctctgggtatttatctgaagaaaataaaaatactaattcaaaaatatatatgcacccatcTTCACTGCAGTATTGTTTAtgatagccaaggtatggaaataaTCTAAGTATTCACTGAAGAATgatgcataaagaaaatgtgtgtacatgcacacacacatgaatactattcagccataaaaatggaatcttgccatttgcaacaccatggATGAACCCAGAGGgtatatgctaagtgaattaagtcagacaagacaaatactgtatgatctcacttataagTCAGCAATCAGCTCTTCTCATGTTTTAGAATTAAAACCATGATTTCTGTAAAATCATTCAACTGCATTATAACAAAACAATCCTActgaatttcttttgaaaaatcatcTTATTATGAGTCCTAGAATAAGACTATGACCTTTTACATGTGAAACCTACTTCTTTTGTCAACTATATGGTTTAAACAAAAATGATCTATGAAATGCTcttcaccaaaaaggaaaaaattatggtTCTATCAGAACTTCATCTTTTCAGAGAAACAACTTAGTAAAGACTAATGGCTTTTAGATCATATAAGTATGATTTCCAACCATAGGTAACCACTTACTCTTATCCAAATTGTATATATTATCTCTGAAACTTTCTGAACTCCAGTTTCTTAAATGCAAAGTGGTGACCTCATGGGATTACTGTCATAATTAACAGCTGAATGAAGGCTTAAAGCTCCTAGCAAAGTGACAGCCAGAGTAGTCACTCAAATGGTAGTTATTATAATGATTAACATTGGCAGTTCTACTCTTCTGCCCATTCTGCTTCACAGCCAAATGGAAGGCAGTtttaacagggacgcctgggtggctcagttggttaagcagctgccttcggctcaggtcatgatcccagcgtcctgggattgagtcccacatcgggctccttgctcggcggggagcctgcttctgcctctgcctgcctctctgtcagcctgtgctcgctctctccccctctctctctgacaaataaataaataaaatctttaaaaaaaattaaagcctctAGGGCGATACACTTAAATTACTGAAAATAGTTTACATTTTTGCCCCTCCAGATCAATATTATAttctgggagagggaagagcagactccctactgagtaaggACCCCGGTgcagggtcaatcccaggacgctgagatcatgatctgagccaaaggcagaggctcaaccgactgactaagccacccaggtgccctaatattaTATTCTAATTGAACAGGAAAAGAccacctttccctttcccctttttagaataaaatgaatacactcaacacttctcaaaatgaaatcttttgagAAGCACTTCTCAAAATGAAAGCTATTCTAAGTGTGCCCACTGCAAACACGAATATGGTAAAGGTACAATCTGCAGAATTGAGGAACACTGTAAGATGCACCaagacattcctttttttttttaagattttatcttagaaaaaaaatagagagcacaagtaggcagagcagcaggcacaggcaggctccctgctaagcagggaaccagacccaggaccctgagataatgagctgagctgaaggcagacacccaaccaactgagccacccaggcacccccaccaagACATTTCTGACGAGCAAGCAGAtttgttaaataattattaaatccGTGCAATTTGTACTATAATATTCCCTAATAAGCAAAGTGtttagcaaaatttaaaatgaactaaATAGATATTCTTCCATGGTTGTACTGTATTTGCCAGATCACAGGAACCTAGTAAAAAAGTTATTgagatgtttaaatttttattatgtttagctATCCctttaaataagcaaaaacaacaaGGTCAtgatttatagttaaaaaaaaaagtcagataatcCTTTTTTCTGTAATTGTAACCAGCTGAGAAAACCGTATGTGGTAATACATGTTCTTCAAGAGATAAACACTTTTTAAGGTAATACAATTACCTTAGTGATATCAGCAACcaaattaaaaactgaatttcaaaaagaagaccaaattaaaacaaattttgagCTAATGTAAATCAAGGTACAGAAAAGTATACGTGTGTTTagttattagtattttttaaaggattttatttatttattttgaaagagagagatcacaagcaggcagagagagaagggaagcaggctccctgctgagcagaaagcccgatatggggcttgatcccaggaccctgagaccatgacccaagctgaaggcagaggctttaacccactgaggcgccccatatttattagtatttttaatcCAAGGGTCTTGAACTCAGGTATGCACTCACTTTgtctgagattgagacctgagctgaaatcaagagtcagacatcaaGAGACTAAGTCATGAAGGCACCCCAAGAACAGTATGTATTTTAAAGCATCTGTCTGTACGGATACACACGAGTTTATTATATGCACAAAATATGTCTAGAGGGATATACCAAAAACCAACAGTAGTCAACTCTGAAGGAACTGTGACTGGGACATAATTCTGAGGcttgtttttcataaaatatctaTTTGTGCAGattgaggttttttctttttttaatttgtttatttattttttttctttttttttccaatttatttattttcagaaaaacagtattcattattttttcaccacacccagtgctccatgcaagctgtgccctctataatacccaccacctggtaccccaacctcccacccccctgacacttcaaacccctcagattgtttttcagagtccatagtctctcatggttcatctccccttccattttacccaaaagcacataccctccccaatgtccataaccctaccccccttctcccaaaccccctccccccagcaacccacagtttgtttcgtgagattaagagtcacttatttttaagtgatctctgcacCCGGTGTGGAGCTCAAAcgacccgagatcaagagtcccatgctcggCCCGCCCGCCTGCTCCCCTGCTAGCTCGCGCTTTTGCTCGCGCTCTCCTGGCGGATGGAAGGGGCCAGCCTGCGGctggaagggaggcagaggcGCGGCTCAGGGGGAACGAGGTTGCggcggcggtggtggtggtgggaagatGTCGGGCGAGGCCCAGCAGCAGGAGCAAACTATTGCTGAGGACCTGGTCGGGACCCAGTAGAAGATGGGGGGCGACATCGCCAACCGGGTACTTCGGTCTTTGGTGGAAGCATCCTGCTCAGGTGTGTCGGTGCCGAGCCTGTGTGAGGAAGGTGACGCCATGATTATGGAAGAGACAGGGaacattttcaagaaagaaaaagaaatgaaaaaagctatTGCCTTTCCCACCAGCATTTCAGTAAATAACTGTGTATGTCACTTCTCCCCTTTGAAGAGCGAACAGGACTATATTCTCAAGGAAGGTGACTTGGTAAAAATTGACCATGGGGTCCATGTGGATGGCTTCATCGCTAATGTGGCTCACACTTTTGTGGTTGACGTAGCTCAGGGGACCCAAGTAACAGGCGGAAAACAGATGTCATTAAGGCAGCTCACCTTTGTGCTGAAGCTGCCCTGTGCCTGGTCAAACCTGGAAACCAGAACACACAAGAGACAGAAACCTGGAACAAGGTTGTCCACTCGTTTAATTGCACACCAATAGAAGGTATGTTGTCTCATCAGTTGAAGCAGCATGTCATCGATGGAGAGAAAACAATTATCCAGAATCCCACAGACCAGCAGAAGGACCATGAAAAAGCTGAATTTGAGGTACATGAAGTATATGCCGTGGATGTTCTTGTCAGCTCAGGAGAGGGCAAGGCCAAGGATGTGGGACAGAGAACAACCATTTACAAACGAGACCCTTCTAAACAGTATGGCCTGAAAATGAATACTTCAGGTGCCTTCTTCAGTGAGGTTGAAAGGTGTTTTGATGCCATGCCATTTACTTTAAGAGCATTTGAAGATGAGAAGAAGGCCCGCATGGGTGTGGTGGAGTGCGCCAAACATGAACTGCTGCAGCCATTTAATGTTCTCTATGAGGAGGGTGAATTTGTTGCCCAGTTTAAATTTACAGTCCTGCTCATGCCCAGTGGCCCCATGCGGATAACCAGTGGTCCCTTTGAACCTGACCTCTACAAGTCTGAGATGGAGGTCCAAGATGCAGAGCTAAAGGCCCTCCTCCAGAGTTCTGCAAGTCGGAaaacccagaaaaagaaaaaaaagaaggcctcCAAGACTGCAGAGAATGCCACCAGTGGGGAAACATTAGAAGAGAATGAAGCTGGGGACTGAGGTGGGTCCCATCTCCCCAGCTTGCTGCTCCTGcctcacccccctcccaccacacCCCAGGCTCTGTGAAGTGCAGTTAGTCTTCACCCAGGACCGCCAACAGAGCAGGGTCTCCCTGCCCCcattcctgtccccaccccaacccttccAACAACAACCAGCTCCAACTGACTCTGGTCTTGGGAGGCCAGGCTTCCCAACCCCTGAAGACtactttaaatagaaaatagaaattgaataataaaatcatgagtcaaaaaaaaaattgtcacatgctcttccaaatgagcccaccaggcgcccctgcacaggCTGACTTTAAAATGTATTGAAGTATACCATGGTAGAAGCATATACCAAGGGAAATAAAGTAGAACATAGCCAGCTTGGCTAGGATTATACacggctaaaattaaaaagcaaagtaaGCCAACCAGACATTGTCatcagaaataacaaaattatggaGTACTAAAAGTGAAGTGGTGTGCCCAAGATGCTTTTTCCTCATTGTCTCgtttcaaaaataagtaaaacacaagcttaaatattaagtattgtggtttgtctccctccctatcccatcttgtttcatgtattgTATTATCTGCAAAGTGAGTTCATACTGTAAAAATAGGAGAAATGCGGTTAccacataataaaaatgtaagaattctGCTGCAAGACACATACACAGTTTATGCCTATTCTATTCAAACTCATTGAAATGCCCAGTGTTGTAACACACTTCCAAGAATCAAGATGACATACAACTGTAATAACACCCACAAAGATAGGTGCATCTGAATTTTCTTGTATTCACTTCCACTCCTGCTGCTTAAGGGAAATCTGCTGTTGCattctttgtttctaaaaatgCATCACAACGTCAACTGATGAGTCATGAGTCACACTCCAAAGTCTTATGTACCAAAGAAAGCAGGGAACAAAAGTCCTAGACTTCAATTGCAAAGATGTTTAATCAGCGAAGTTACAaatgaggagttctttataaggTGACACAGATGACAGTTTTTGGAAGAGATATGAGAAACTTGACAGTAAAGCTGCAAATTCTATAAGGATTGATAAAATCATTTGCGCTTGTTCCCTCCTAATAACTggtagggtttgtttttgttgactcAGAACATACGAAGAGTAATTTCTGCTGAGATACTGACAGGTACAAACTCAACAAACTCTCAGCTTCATGAAAAAAGACATTATCTGAGAAATGACTTGCCAGATGCCTTGCTTCTCCTCTAAATTCCTTCCTACTTTTGCTGTTTAGCAATTTCACTGAGGACGAAACCTCCAGGAAAGGATAAGGCAAAGGGCAGGAACCAGAGATGCCACTATTTGTTTCTCTGTGGCAGTATTAATTCAAAGGTTTCCTGGTGAGGAAGAAAAACTAATGGCTGAAAGGAAATTTGACGACCAGCTGTAGATTTCAGTCACCAGTGTAACAGACTATTAAGATCTGACCTTATCATCTTGTTTTCTTCCAGGCATGTCATTATCCTTTACATTAATCTGCTTACCTGttcattgtttctctctcttcccagcccccacAGCATGTAAACTCCTTAGGAACAGGGATCCCCCTTTTCTTGTTGTTTGCTATATTGTTGCCATCcagaactgtgcctggcacataacaggcattcaataaatagcCAGTGTTGGGGGGCGGCCCAATACATAATCATTACTTAACTATCTCAGGCCTGGCACAATCACAAATAGGCTATTATTTTTCACTAGAGACTGCTCTTTACctataatgtaaaataataattacaccAACACCTTGCCATGAGATTCTATGCCTAAGTTTTACTATTTAAATATCATATTTGTATCAAAATATAGTAATTATGATAAAATGATTACCTGATTCATCTCAATTTCTGAGAACAAGAACTTCTATGATTCACTTTCATATCTCAAATATCTAGAATGGTACACAAGTACAGAGCGgatattcaaatatttgaataaatgattttaaaagaattttaaatggtgGCATTATTagccattttctattttctttgcataatttagtatttcctaaattttctaCACCTAACATTCctataatcaaaaaaaaaaaaactactgttagaagaaaaaaggaaactaatgTACTCTTATACCCAAATGGTCTTGATAATGTATGCAACAAGGCAAATCAAACAGATATACCATTTGCTTCCTAGGAGTTATcagatagaaaaatattctttaaaaaagaaatattactattttaaaaatgaattagaaatattattttgaagaacATTAAGCTTTATCTTCCAGAAAGATTTCCTTTCATAAACCCCAGTATACTTCAAgagtaatttctttgtttttttattaacagagttcttttcttttggttcaaATAAccaaaagagtaatttttttcttttatagagacATAAGGAATGGTGTActatgaataaacattttaagaactACCTAATAATCTACTTTACTTTCTCCAGGACTAAGTTTGATTTATTATGCCTCCGGTGAACCCAAACTATACATAGAGAAAATTCAGTCACGCTGTCACATTTAGAAAGACTAAAATCAGGGGTTCCTGGCTAGGTCaggtgttaagtgtctgtcttgagctcaggtcatgatcctagagtcctgggattaagccctgcattgagaccatcaggccctctgctcagtgggaagcctccttctccctctcccactccccctgcttctgttccatctcttgctgtgtttctctctgtcaaataaataaataaaaatcttaaaagagagagagagagagagagaaagactaaaACCATACCAAACAACTTCCTAACACAAAAccctttacaattaaaaaaactaacaCAATATACATTAGTTGAAAGTTAATTTTGATGTTTAATAGATTTTATCATCCTTCTGTATCCTACAAAATGGATTTACTAAAATCTTTAGTCCTTTCTGTAAATAGCTaccttactattttaaaaaatccagactcAGAATAAATCTTGAAGACTTTCTTAATGTTATTATATGTCTTTCAAAAGTAGAAAACTCATTCAAATGTGTTGACAAATGTACTCAATATACCAGGAAAAAGAAAGGTCAAAacctagaaaaattatttttaatttttttaacaaactctGAAAGTAGTCTGTTCAAGTCTCAATTAATGTATCTCATCTATAATGAATGCACAAAGCCTAAAATTAGAGAAATTAATGaggttaataaatatttcatatgagATCTAATTGCTATAGATACTTTTGAATTTTTAGTAAATGGCTCTGACCGAAGAGATTTAAAAGGTATGCTCAGCAACTGACCACATGCATTACCTATCTGTAATAAAGAGGCACAGAATGCAATCACCTGCACTCTGATACTTGGCTTCTTCCCAGTCATTTTGTGTTTCATCTTGAGCTAGCCCTAGACTACTGATTGTTTCCATATCAGTGGCTCACaactataagaaagaaaagaactgagaaaCTCACACTAGACTATATTAGTCAGTACCATTTGAGAACTGTGTCCTAACTAATTACTGTCATCAGTCCCCCTAAATTAAAACTATTCATATATTTCAGAACGTTTCCTCTTATTTCCAAAAGCAAAGTCTCAgaaatatgttcaaaatattttgtttggacCCTTGTCTTACACCATATTCAAACACTGACTTAGGtagattaaagaactaaaatggtaaaacttctagaaggaaaTAAGGGGTAAGTTCATGACAACCAGCAGGTGCACAGTCCAAGTGACAGCAGCCAGGAGCCTGTATCCTGCCTGTGATGTTTCCCTGACCACCTGTCTCAGCCCCCTTCCCCCGCATGGCTTCCGTCCACCTGGCTCTTTGTTCCTTCCTAGCAAGCATCACCactgaaaagtaaaaaagtaaatgatttcTTCCTTTGATTGTTTATGCTTCCCCTCTCTAGCAGGTAAGCTAAGAGATGGCTGGAGACTCTGTCTTGGGAACTGATGGAATCTCAactcctagcacagtgcctggcacgtaagCAGATGCTAACGAAATCTTTGTGGggtgaaaggaaaaagtaaagcaTCAGAATTTTGGGTATTGTGTCTGCCTAATATCCATTTAAGTATTAAAGATGAtgagttggaaggggaggtgaaccatgagagactatggactctgaaaaacaatctgaggggtttgaagtggcgggggggtgggaggttggggtaccaggtggtgggtattatagagggcacggcttgcatggagcactgggtgtggtgaaaaaataatgaaaaatgtttttctgaaaataaataaattggaaaaaaaaaaagatgatgagtGAAGAGcccaccctcctctcctgagTGTCTATGCTCCGGATGGGGAGAAAGACAGGGGCAACGACTGGCAATGACACAGTGAGGTCCCTGTCACGGAAGCATTCGAGCAGAGGCTAGACGACCGTGGTAGAGCAGCGATTCCTGCATCAGAAAGACACGGATAAGGACTTCACAGCTAAGGTTCAATGATTTGGGGTCAGTGGGGGAGGAGAATACCCAGGGTATGGGGACTTGCAGGACACAAGGTCACCACATCCTTTGGAATGCCTCCCAGGTGAGCGGAGACAAGCACTACTTTTCTTCAAATATCCACGAACTCTCCACAGGGTGAGTTTTGCTGCCGTGAGCACCCACAGCTCCACACAGCGCTCGTCTTTATCAGCACAGGCTCGGaccccaggagcaggaggagagcccGTGCGGGCAAGAGGGTAGGCCATAGCCAGAGGCTTGCTCCACCATCGAGGAGGGAAAGGGGCACAGAAGTGAGGGGGCAGCTCGGCAAAAGCGCTCTGGGGTTTCGCTTCCCTGGGAGGGTCTCGGGCATGAGTATGGGACTCAACACTTCCTGTGACCTTGGACATCCTTGCAGAGCTGTGGGAGAGACAAGTCTTCCTAATAAACTCTTGGTGCTCTAAGGATGTCCTTTATTCATCTAgttatctaaatatttatttatttttatttttaatgttttattttataatttataatcttttattttatttatatttaggaagatttttatttatttatttgacagagatcacatgtaggcagagagagagagagacgaggaagcaggccccctgcttaACAgggcgcccgatgcggggctcaatcccaagaccctatgatcatgacctgaggtgaatgcagacgcttaaggactgagccactcaggcactgcTTTAGTTCATTTTTGTGCTCTATCTGTAATGAACTAGAGGAGCTTCTCGATCTTTATCATTCTGAATCTTCCTAGCCTGAAACAAACCTCAACTTtcaattcttcctttatttctccctcaagaatttttaaatcttcttcaGCAAATCCTGAAATTTACTACAACTGGTTAATTTCTAAGCAATATCAAAGCTTCTGTGAATGGAATTTCCTCCTTCACTATGTTTTCTGTTTAGCCTTCATGCATTAGAATGTGTTGGGTCTTGTGGATTCATGTTCTAACACATTGTTTTGGTGAGCCCATCGATTATCCCCAAGAATACTCtgttggggagggagatgggaagagCTTGGGCGCTGGAGCCGATGGGCCATGCTGCAGGTTCATCATCTCTCACGACCTGTGTGGGACACGTCCGGGCAAGAAGCCACCTTCCCGGAGCCACAGAGTCTTTGCCAGTGATGATGATAAGGGGTAATAACCCCAGAGAGGATTTGTGCTGAAACTCcagagcttctttctttcttagaagtCATATGATCCATTGAGTGTatgctcaaaagaattgaaagcagagtcACAAAGAAATATCAGTAGACCCACTTCACAGAAAccttacttacaatagccaagaggtgaagacaacccaagtgtccacagaTGAATGGGCGAGcaaatgtggtctatccatataacggaatattgttcagccttaaaaaggagcaAAGTTCTGACATgttctacaacatggatgaaacttgaggacatcacactaagggaaataagccaatcacccaaagaaaaatactatatgattccacttacatgaggtacctaCAGTAGTCAGATTCATAAAGACAAAAAAGCAGAAtagtggtggccaggggctggggctagAGGGGGGTGCGAGGAGGTATTGCTTAGTGGAGACATAGTTTCAATTTGGCAAGATGAAAAGTTTTggacggtggtgatggttgcacaaccatGTGAATATAGTCACCACCGGTGGAAATGTTGCACGTAAAAATGGCCAAGATGGTAAATTCTGTGTATATTGTTATCACAatttagaaaagaatattttaaaaatagacaagatgGAGTTGGCATTCTGGAAACACATCCTCAGCGGATGGGAATTATCAGTGCAAATGATACCTATGCTATGCTAACATGTGCTATATTAGAGGGGAAATCAATCCTTCTACAGTCTCCAcgggtggggatgggggtcatGGTGGGAGGAGAGGTGGCAAtgccaggagggagaaggaaggtcagGCTGCAAGTGTGGAATGAGCTTATCTGTAACATTAATAATGACAAAATGGACAGGGAGCAGTTAGTGAGTCCTCGTGCTAAAGCATTTagtaatcattattttatttgtatttgtatttgtatattatttgtatatttatttgtatttgtagcAACCCATGAGGtaggaattattttaattttcccaacATGAAAAGTGAATTTTTGGGAGGTCAGGGAAGCGACAAGGAGCAGTATGTTTTGCCATTTCTGCAAT is a window from the Neovison vison isolate M4711 chromosome 5, ASM_NN_V1, whole genome shotgun sequence genome containing:
- the LOC122906962 gene encoding LOW QUALITY PROTEIN: proliferation-associated protein 2G4-like (The sequence of the model RefSeq protein was modified relative to this genomic sequence to represent the inferred CDS: inserted 1 base in 1 codon; substituted 1 base at 1 genomic stop codon), whose product is MSGEAQQQEQTIAEDLVGTQXKMGGDIANRVLRSLVEASCSGVSVPSLCEEGDAMIMEETGNIFKKEKEMKKAIAFPTSISVNNCVCHFSPLKSEQDYILKEGDLVKIDHGVHVDGFIANVAHTFVVDVAQGTQVTGXKTDVIKAAHLCAEAALCLVKPGNQNTQETETWNKVVHSFNCTPIEGMLSHQLKQHVIDGEKTIIQNPTDQQKDHEKAEFEVHEVYAVDVLVSSGEGKAKDVGQRTTIYKRDPSKQYGLKMNTSGAFFSEVERCFDAMPFTLRAFEDEKKARMGVVECAKHELLQPFNVLYEEGEFVAQFKFTVLLMPSGPMRITSGPFEPDLYKSEMEVQDAELKALLQSSASRKTQKKKKKKASKTAENATSGETLEENEAGD